The following coding sequences lie in one Sphaerochaeta sp. genomic window:
- a CDS encoding ParA family protein, which translates to MKATKAIFLNQKGGVGKTTTAVNLGSALAKKGFRVLLVDLDAQGNLTSSVSADPRLPGTYEVLAEEANAVDVCQRTPVNNLFVMASNINMAGLNVELVNQEEREFFMKRTFTGLDDQYDYIFVDCPPSLGLVTVNAMAWTEYVIIPMQCEYFAMEGLNLLMRTITNVKKAVNPSIKILGIVFTMYNKRQRLANDVIEDVSSFFSDLVFKTIIPRNVRLSEAPSHGLPVNAYDASSSGSKAYDALAEEVMKRVAQANEHA; encoded by the coding sequence ATGAAAGCAACGAAAGCGATATTCCTGAATCAGAAAGGTGGCGTCGGAAAGACAACCACCGCAGTGAATCTTGGCTCGGCGTTGGCAAAAAAGGGGTTTCGGGTTTTGTTGGTTGATTTGGATGCCCAAGGAAACCTGACCAGCTCCGTGTCTGCGGATCCACGTTTGCCGGGAACGTATGAAGTGTTGGCGGAAGAAGCAAATGCTGTGGATGTCTGCCAACGGACACCGGTGAACAATCTGTTCGTCATGGCAAGCAACATCAACATGGCTGGCCTGAATGTCGAACTGGTGAACCAGGAAGAACGGGAATTCTTCATGAAGCGGACGTTTACCGGGCTTGATGACCAGTATGATTACATCTTTGTCGACTGTCCTCCTTCGTTGGGATTGGTGACGGTGAATGCCATGGCCTGGACGGAGTATGTGATCATCCCGATGCAGTGCGAGTATTTCGCCATGGAAGGGCTCAACCTGTTGATGCGGACCATCACCAACGTGAAGAAAGCGGTAAATCCTTCCATCAAAATCCTGGGGATCGTCTTCACAATGTACAACAAGCGGCAACGTCTTGCCAATGATGTGATTGAGGATGTCTCTTCTTTCTTCAGTGACCTCGTGTTCAAGACGATCATTCCGCGAAATGTACGCCTGTCTGAAGCCCCATCCCATGGACTTCCGGTAAATGCCTATGATGCAAGCAGTTCAGGATCAAAGGCATATGATGCTCTCGCAGAGGAGGTGATGAAACGTGTCGCTCAAGCAAATGAACACGCCTAA
- a CDS encoding ParB/RepB/Spo0J family partition protein, translating to MSLKQMNTPKKHGLGKGIESLLDDYSFNAAVETTIGAPVKEAEPEGERIIQVPVAQIRPNPNQPRKTFDEAALKDLALSIKNQGVISPIIVEKISETEYSIVAGERRYRAAKIAGLTTVPVLVKTLSDIQRMEVSLIENIQRQNLNPLEEAKAYAYLLNEAGITQEELSRRVGKDRTTITNSLRLLQLPANMQADLLAGKFSAGQARAILSVVNPADRDILYHTVLEKELSVRATEQLAAEFNKGKRVAYQKKKRVSKSLAKSPDVISVEDKFLHIVGTRVEVQGSLERGKIEIPYTSSEELERIYQLFKPDDELFDV from the coding sequence GTGTCGCTCAAGCAAATGAACACGCCTAAGAAGCATGGATTAGGGAAAGGAATTGAAAGCCTGTTGGATGATTACAGCTTCAATGCCGCGGTCGAAACGACGATAGGCGCTCCTGTGAAGGAAGCAGAACCGGAAGGGGAAAGGATCATCCAAGTTCCCGTTGCGCAGATCCGTCCCAATCCCAACCAACCGAGAAAAACATTTGATGAAGCTGCATTGAAGGACTTGGCTCTGTCCATCAAGAATCAAGGGGTGATCAGTCCGATCATCGTGGAGAAGATTTCTGAGACGGAATATTCCATCGTTGCGGGTGAACGGCGATACCGCGCGGCAAAGATCGCCGGGCTTACCACCGTACCGGTATTGGTGAAAACCTTATCGGATATCCAGCGGATGGAAGTATCGTTGATCGAGAACATCCAACGGCAAAACCTCAATCCTTTGGAAGAAGCAAAAGCGTATGCCTATCTGCTGAACGAAGCGGGCATCACCCAGGAAGAGCTTTCCCGGAGGGTGGGAAAGGATCGTACCACCATCACGAACAGTCTCAGGTTGCTGCAATTGCCAGCCAACATGCAGGCTGACCTCTTGGCGGGGAAATTCAGCGCGGGACAGGCGCGGGCGATTCTTTCTGTGGTGAACCCCGCAGATCGTGACATCCTGTACCATACCGTACTGGAGAAAGAACTTTCCGTACGGGCGACGGAGCAGCTTGCCGCGGAGTTCAACAAAGGCAAGCGGGTCGCCTATCAGAAAAAGAAACGGGTCTCCAAGAGCCTGGCGAAATCCCCTGATGTCATTTCGGTGGAAGACAAGTTTCTCCACATAGTTGGCACACGAGTTGAAGTACAGGGTTCGCTGGAGCGGGGGAAGATTGAGATACCGTACACCAGTTCAGAGGAATTGGAGCGGATCTATCAACTGTTCAAGCCGGACGACGAATTGTTCGACGTATAA
- a CDS encoding NifU family protein, translating into MDEQKVSALEQKVKEAIEAIRPSLQNDGGDIEFIKMDGKNVQVRLIGACAGCPMSEMTLKSGVERYLRNTVDKGIVIDNTFDM; encoded by the coding sequence ATGGACGAACAAAAAGTCTCTGCCCTTGAGCAGAAAGTCAAAGAGGCGATTGAAGCGATCAGACCGTCACTCCAGAATGACGGAGGCGATATCGAGTTCATAAAAATGGATGGCAAAAACGTACAGGTTCGCCTGATCGGGGCCTGCGCAGGTTGTCCAATGAGCGAAATGACCTTGAAGAGTGGTGTTGAGCGGTACCTCCGCAACACCGTCGACAAGGGAATTGTCATTGATAATACATTTGACATGTAA